CATGTGTTCTCTATCATTCCCACAATGatactgtatatttttttctaaggttTGTACCAgcattatttgaaaaagtttatgacaaaataaaacatgtaacaaaTGTTGTGAAGGACCTGAGAATTCTAAAATAAGAAGGGGTAAAGAAAGGTAAATActtagaaaacaatttattaaaatattctcacagctaataacaataaacaaaatacacaattagtatacgttttataatataatttttaattaatatacaaaataatttaaaactatttcctaTCAATGAAGGGAAACAATACAGCATTTAAATGAATAGAGccagtaaaaaattaaacctttttgaCATTTAATATTCCTTTACTTCAGTTATGTACTTGctcctttaaaatgtatttttataaaatggtttattaagCTTTCACGTACATTttgcaaaaaatgtataataaaagtacacaaataatagaatatgtatgtacacacaatacacacacacacatatatatatatatatatatatatatatatatataatatatatatatatacacacacacacacacaaatatacgtgttttgattttattttaactcgGCTTTGACATTCCAACCCAGCATCAtgtttaatagattttataatgtatggttttcataaaaaaaattatgactacCTCATCAACATTATGTTAGGGTATTTAAATCCAAGATCTCTTTcgtgtgcataaaatttggaataaactaTCTGTTCATATtggttaaaaacaattacaaatcgAAAACTACCAATGTGAATAACTTGAAACTTAGCTGTTATGTTAGCTGATCAAAGGGCCATTATAACAAGATTAAAGGAATAATCAtgagtaataattaattaatttcagtttcaaaatggTATCATAAGTTATCAACattattaaatctctaaaaaacaaaaaattaaatttatccctACAtaatgtttgaatgttttaaagcacattgaataaaaaaatcagtagtaTCCTATTTTTGTATAGTGGTTAAAAATAAGTTAGTTATGGTTACTTTAGTGCTTGGGTGTACAGGTAGAAAGAGTACTCTTACCTGTAGATCCAAGTTCAGATTTTCAATTAATGGTTTTAGCATCATTAACAAcagttttgaattaaaacatttccaagacaaaaaatgttaaatggtaACATACAGTTGGTAATGAAATCAGTGTATACTAACAATGTTAATGTATAGTCAATCTATATAGTGTTGATAAATTACTAATATAGCTTAATAGCATTGCTGGAAGAACCAATGCACTTTTAATACCATCTTGACTGGCTCAATGTAACTTTGAAACTCATAAGTACAATGTGGTACACTATCTGcagataataaacaaatacaatacttAGAAtacttacaatacaatacattttgttttagttaaaaacaaaatgtgaaataacATAAGAAACTAATTGAAGGCCTTATCTACACATCGAGGAATTCCACAAGCTCAGTGTTGGgagcatttttattaatttttatttaagtttagaaACTGATGTAGTTTTATACAATAACATGGCATACCTCTACTGCTATCAAAATAGCCTAACAATACTGAATCAACTAAACTTAAGAAGACACGAAGAAAAAGAATCCTGAAGTCGACAGAAAAAAAACCAAGGACAGGTTTTAAGTGTTATCGAAGAGAAACACACCAAGTTACAACATATAAATCATATTACAGCCCTCTTCTCTTTTAATCTAACTGAATAATCTACGTcagattgtaaaattttttagattCATGGCTCCCCTATTGTTTAGATTATGTACAATGAAACCTCAAattcatattgtaatttaatttataaaagaaaattagttttattacactAAAAATTGGTTGATAAGcataatcaaatgtaattttctattttttcttttctGAACCCCTGGTATATGCAATTTAACAAAGTCAGTaacacataaaatgaaaaaaatataatattctatatttgaACTGTAGCAATGTATGGCTTGGTAGTTTGGGAAAGAAATCTTACCAGGTAATCTTTAGTTGATTCTGGTGTTGTAGAAGAGAGTTGCCATTGTCACCTGGACTAGGTTTTAGCGAAACTAGCAGAGTGATTTGTAAAGCATGATTATCATGATTGTAGTAAATAGTAGAGTTAATTATATATCTATTCTGATAAAGAATCACTGACTCAACTAACAGTTCTAAATGACAATAAGTGTGATACAAGACACAATACCACTGGCAGTTTACAATTtctccaaatacaaaattaagacctACTAAAACCTGGAGCTGTAACTACTGAACCTCCTGCTATAAAAAAGACAGGCCTCTCAAGGAGAAGAGTAAACACAGTTCTCACTGACTGTTGAATTAACATGACTTTATTTGAGAGTTCCTTAAAAAGAAATGAACATTATACAGACAATTATGTTTGAACTATTGCATTAACTGACAACTTAAATTCTTTGCAAAACAGCATTCTAAATCAGTACAGCAATGTGAAAAAGCattgtgtaaattttataatacaacagttttatgatcatgtacttattttataactttcatatttttatagttatatctCAAAACTAAATAGAGAAAAAATGCTATTATATACTCACAGTATTTTCTGAATTTGATTTACAATACCACAATCCTGTTTATTGACATTTATGTTATTATGTGGAAATATTTATCAGAAGCAATTGTAACGCAACTGTGAAACTGGCTCTAATctgtgtatattattttttcgagtcttttactattattatttcagtacttttttgAACACTTTTCAAATAGTTCATAGCTTTTAACAATTTCTTCAGTGACACTGATGATTTAAATGAATCACTAATTCCAGTGATACATTGCCTCTTAATAATATCACTACCTGTTACACTAGCAAAGGACGGTTTGGGTGCTTTCAAGTTTTTCACATTTTGCGATTCACATAAAGTTGATAAATCCTGTGAAATGGGGACAGCATGTGAAGATAATATTTCAGCCTGTCCTTTAAGGTTTTCATTACATATTCCATTGTCAAACTTATCAGGAAAACATGCTTGATTCAATTGTGAGAATTTCTTCAGAGCTCTGTCTTCTTTACTTCTCTTTATTGTTTTGGTGCCTACACATGTTTGTTTAGTAGAATTTTCAAGGTCAATGAAATGCAGTTCATCCTTTGTAGTTACTGCAGGATCTGTAGAACATTGTTTCTTACTAGAAtttaattgtacagtatttatttcCTGCCTATTTAAGTTTGAAGATGGTCCTAAAGACGTTGAAACACATTCATCCACCAATCCAGTTTGATTTGGTTGagagttatattttataagtggTTGACCCTGAGTTTGATGTACAAGAGGGGGATATCCCTGACAGTTTTGGTACACATGTTCTTGATTCTTTAAGACATAGACACCTAATGAACTACTTTCATTCAATTGATAATTATTTGGCAAAAGCTGCTCcggaaaattactaaaatttgacTGATTATTGAAATTTGTAGGATTTCCAATCAATGTATATGGAAGCTGAATGTAATTTGGAAATGGAACCTGATTTACTTGAGTTTTATCAGGGATACCAACAGTTGGAGTATTGTTATTAGAATTTGTAAACAAGGGATGGATGTACACGATCTCTGCATCTTCATCGCCATGGTTGTTTATTGGTTTCAACACTTCAGGTTCTGCTAATGTAGAGTTCTTGTTTGAgctgtttctttttttatctttgaagttacgaattttattacttttaactttaGTCACAATCGATACAGAATTCATTCTACTTTTCTTGAGGGggtttttgtttgaatttgtaaAAGATTCCAGTTTTCTTTCTACATTACTCGAGAATTTTCTATGAATAACAGCCCTATTACTTTGCTTTTTCTTGAGAGTTTTAGATGTTTCTGCAGATAAAGTTCTTTTCTTTTGATTTTCACATAGATTTGTAACATTATGAGACTTTTCTTCCTCaggtaaatttaaagaattacattgattttctaaaaACGTTACCTTTTTcaatattccttttaaaaatcCACTTGTATTTGTAGCTGAAAAGGATTCTCTCTGTTCAACCGGTTTTGTGTGATTAGATGAGCTATGgattttaatgtttgtctgtGGTATTTtggctaaatttttattttcattttgagaAATGACTGCAATTGAACTGAGGGATTGTGAAGACCCCAATCGTTCACGGCCATAGCTAATATTATTCAGATTTGTGCAAGATTGAGAACgtgtaattcttcttttatcaaaactCATGTCCCATAAATTTGAACGGCCTAAAGctttttccttgtttattttcatatcagTTTCATTAAGTGCATTTGCTATAGTGGATGAGCAAATTGTATtgctattttcttgtttgttACCTCTTATCTTTTCCTCAACAGTTGAAGCATCCTTATTAAACAAATTTCCTTTGTTTGTCATTTTTAAGTCTATTTCTAAATCAAGTTCTTTCATACTATTAGAAGAATTTAAAGCATATCTTCCTTCAGTTACACATTGTGTTTTCCTTGGTCTTCCTCGGGTTTTGAAAGTAGGGCAATACTTATCTTCTAGAGCACATTCAAGTTTAAAATTAGGGGATTGATGAACACTATTATTGTGGTCTGATTTATGCGTTTCCTTATAACCACCACCTAGATCGTTTTCTTTggcattttctaaaatttttctaGGTCTGCCTCTTTTTTTTACAATAGGATTAGGTCTGGAACTTAGTTTCTTTACTTTTTGGGATTCATTTTCTCTTAACAACttattcacaattttattatttttaattttttcagatatGTCAACATGTTCTGATACTTTTTTAGGTTGTTTGTCCTTGTTTCTTGTAGAGTTACATAATACAGAATTTTCAGTATCTTTTTTATTCAGTATACAAACTGTTGCATTTTCTAGAGCATATTCATGTTTAACATTGGGTGAATCggtatttcttaaaatgttattcGACCAGTCTCCTTTTTTTACCCCAGGATCAAGTCTAGAtctaatatttttggttttttggtaTTTATTGTCTCTTTTAACATTACCcacatttttcttagttttaatacTTTCAGACATGTTAGCATCAGTTTCTGATATTTGTAAGCCTTGATTTCCTGTACAGTTACTTATGGAGTATTCAGCtcctttttgtgttttgtttagcGATTCACTatcaaaattaacataattattttcactaGTATTTGCTATACCATTTATTTTACAAGATGTCTTTATCAATTGATCTCTCCCTGAAGAATTTGgacttttaattttcttgtagGTATACTTATATTGTGaaggaatttgtttatttttaaaattattttgatcatTGTTCAgttgtttataatgtattacattattacacTTTCTCTTTTTTACAATTTGATTAAAATCAGATGTGTCTTCTTCAGTATGTTTGAAAActcttttgttttttctttctaCACCTTTTAAATTCAGACTTGAAATATTATGGTTATTTACTTTATCAGAAGATTGAGTTAATTCTTTAACAGAATAAATTTTCTTTGCCTTTAGCTTTGAATTTTCAGTTTCACATTTAAACTCATTTGCAGGATATGAGTCACCCGTAACAAATTTTGTAGATGCGTAAACATCTTCCAATATCTCGCTGAAGTCAGTCGGTCCCATGTCCAGGTCACACTTGCCTGTCATCATTACATTATCTTGAGTCACTTTTATTCCATTTATAGAGTCATTTATTCTTTTGAGTAAAACTGTACATGGTTTTATAAATGGAATATCTGTATTTAGAAGCAAGTCCACATCTGCACATGACACATGTCTTGATGAAAATGGAGAATTTAGTGTTACGCTATTATCTTTTTCTTCAAACCTGGGATCTGATGATGTGGTacgtaaacaaacatttttattagtgatagacaattttattttttgacacaCTACGTTTCTTGTTTTTTCTTTAGTGAGTATGACTGAATTGTCTTCATTCCTACTACTTTTTGGTAAATTAGTAGTTTTCATTGTCATTGACACATCAACTTTTTGAGTTTTAACCAGGTCTGCAATTTTTGGTTCAGTACAggttaaagttaatttgttttcagtaattttgtttttactttcttCTAAATTCTTTAGTCTGAGTTTTCCTTTAACAGTAGAAGCTTTTGTTACTACAGCAGATTCTTGTGTTGTTTTAGATACCTTAGATTTACTTTTtggtgtaattattttattttgaatattttcagatGTTTTACTCAGCAAAGttgcttttatttgtttttggtttgaaaggtttttatttttttgtgctaatgaagtaatatttgtaGATGAAGTAGCATATATCTGTTTTACAACAGATATTTCATCGCAATTTGAATTACtctgttttgtttctttaatcGATAATGCTCGATTATCAAATTTTCCAACACcaatatgtttttctaaaaagCCTTCTATAGGATATTTAATTTCGCTACATTCTGTATTACATTTACCTTGGTCACATCCTGACGTTTCAagttttttagaattatcattcTGGGACTTTGTGGGCCTCTCCTTAGATTTCTCCACTTTTTCCATAACATCCATTTTACCATTATATGGTATTTCGTTTctcattagtttagtttttgcttcagatgtatttttattactatttaattctCCTGGACTGATATTTCTATTGCAGGAACTTAACTTGGGAGTCCCTAAAGTATCTTGTAGAGAGTTAAAATCTTTTTCACTCACTGTCTGAATTTGactatgtttatttaaatcaacaaactTTTCAGCTACTAAATCATCACTGTTTTCTACTTGTGTAACGGGAGCTTTTGTAAAATCTGAAAACAGCTCTTTAGTATTACTGTCTGATGCTCCTTTTACAAGATCATGAGTACCTTTCCTTGCATCTTCTTTGTATCCTGTAGCCATAAAGTTGCAATGTTCATCTGAGTCTGCTGATAAAACCTCACTTGCAATTTCTGACAGATACATCAGCGAATTATATCCATGTTGTTCAGATGGAGCAATACTTGTATTTGCCAATTGTTGTAGTTCACTTTGATTATTTGGGTAATGATTTCTTTGTGATCCATATTTtgaagatttatttgaaatttgtttagatTCTGTTCTTTTAGCCAGAGAAAACATACTAGTGAGTGACTCTAGATTAGTGTTTCCTTTTAAGTCACAGCCATGGTTAGATTCAATATTCTCTCTATTCAATTGTGTGCTTGATGCATTCTCTTCTAACCTATCAATTCTTTTCAACTGTGAATTTTGTTCACAATTTGCTCTAAGTTTAATCTTCTTAGGAGACTTAATCAAGGTCTTAATTTGTTCAGTTGGAGTCTCAAGAACCTTAGAGACATTTGGTATTGTTCTTGCTTCCCCAGCAAATGAAAAGTCATCCTTTGACTCTGTGTCTGCTGGCTCTTTGTATAAGGAATTTCTCTGGGACTTGTTgcttttgttggacacaatttcaGATTTAATTTTCACTTCTTTGAACTTAAATAATGCCTTATGGCTTTCTAGCTTTTGCAGTGATtgattttgaacaaattttatcGTAATGCACTGGGGTGTGTTactcaataatttaattgttttaccaACAAACATACGAGgatcaatagtttttaatttatttttactaatatctGATTTTGTTGACTTAATTTCTGCAGAATTTCCTAATAAACATGAcaattttgaattcaaattaaTTCCTTCAATCCGTCTTGGAGTtacgttcaaatttgttaaaacacCTTTTCTCTTACCTGCTATTTCCCTAAAAGTTAAATTTCCTAGCATTGTGTGTTTATTACGTGACTTCCGGGCTCCATATGTACTTATCCTGGACTTTTTTTTACATATCCTATCGTTCCATGAGTTGCTTTCACAGcctaatttaaatggttttatttcacAGCCTGATTCATCTAATTCCACTTCTGCTGCGACGTCAAACAAATTGTGAGCTGTTTCTTCTgtcatttttgttatatttatccACAAAATATAGTAGGTACAAGAtatgttaattagtttttaatcttCTTTTCTAGTTATAGAAGCTCTTCAATCTCACTCACTCCTgcaaaagaaaaagaatttattaattagttttaaaacaaccAGCATTTCTAATATGACATTTTCTCTACCAGTGTAACTTGAATGAGAGTTAAATCTAACAATTGATTTtgcttctatttttttttttactgtgcaaacaacaaaaaaataatgttttacaaaaaaaaactttttaccttAAAAGATCTACACAACATGTTGTAACGTTTACTAGCTTAAATAAAATAGGCTATAAACTGTCTtcatcaaaagttttatttgttgagagaaaatagcattttatttcataaaatctgtTGAGGACAATTCATCATTGAGACACACAAAGTGTTAACATCTTTGATGCATCACAAGTAACCAGTTAATGATGCATGTGTAACCAGTTATACATGcattattatatcaatttatatgcTAAATGTAAAAGTCATCTTACTTTGATACATTTTGTGTATATTCtgaatttgtttgatttatagaCAGTTTAATCATTTCTACAGCTTTGAAAGTACAATTTGTAACACTAAAAGGTTCATTAAAGGAAGCTTATTGTTCTAAAATTGATAAAAGGTATTTTACTAACAAACAAAGTTCCTCGCACCATACTCGAATAACAAACTTTTGCTTGTATAGGACAAATAACTGGTTTCAGTTTAAGCTTCTTACAATAacaacagtgtttttttttcttataatgttAAGTAATATACTACTTTTAGGTCGTTATTAGGAAATAATCTTGCTATTTACAGATTAGATTTTCAATTTATTGAACAAAACTTTAATTGAGTAGAGAATGAGTAACTGATATTTGCTTCCTGACCTGGAATTATCCTACTCACTTGCTGTGTTACTAATGAGGATGTAATAGTTCCCCAATCTAAAGTTTGGTACTTGTACACATACTACTTCTACATGAATAAACTGTT
The Homalodisca vitripennis isolate AUS2020 chromosome 4, UT_GWSS_2.1, whole genome shotgun sequence DNA segment above includes these coding regions:
- the LOC124359458 gene encoding protein MLP1-like, which produces MTEETAHNLFDVAAEVELDESGCEIKPFKLGCESNSWNDRICKKKSRISTYGARKSRNKHTMLGNLTFREIAGKRKGVLTNLNVTPRRIEGINLNSKLSCLLGNSAEIKSTKSDISKNKLKTIDPRMFVGKTIKLLSNTPQCITIKFVQNQSLQKLESHKALFKFKEVKIKSEIVSNKSNKSQRNSLYKEPADTESKDDFSFAGEARTIPNVSKVLETPTEQIKTLIKSPKKIKLRANCEQNSQLKRIDRLEENASSTQLNRENIESNHGCDLKGNTNLESLTSMFSLAKRTESKQISNKSSKYGSQRNHYPNNQSELQQLANTSIAPSEQHGYNSLMYLSEIASEVLSADSDEHCNFMATGYKEDARKGTHDLVKGASDSNTKELFSDFTKAPVTQVENSDDLVAEKFVDLNKHSQIQTVSEKDFNSLQDTLGTPKLSSCNRNISPGELNSNKNTSEAKTKLMRNEIPYNGKMDVMEKVEKSKERPTKSQNDNSKKLETSGCDQGKCNTECSEIKYPIEGFLEKHIGVGKFDNRALSIKETKQSNSNCDEISVVKQIYATSSTNITSLAQKNKNLSNQKQIKATLLSKTSENIQNKIITPKSKSKVSKTTQESAVVTKASTVKGKLRLKNLEESKNKITENKLTLTCTEPKIADLVKTQKVDVSMTMKTTNLPKSSRNEDNSVILTKEKTRNVVCQKIKLSITNKNVCLRTTSSDPRFEEKDNSVTLNSPFSSRHVSCADVDLLLNTDIPFIKPCTVLLKRINDSINGIKVTQDNVMMTGKCDLDMGPTDFSEILEDVYASTKFVTGDSYPANEFKCETENSKLKAKKIYSVKELTQSSDKVNNHNISSLNLKGVERKNKRVFKHTEEDTSDFNQIVKKRKCNNVIHYKQLNNDQNNFKNKQIPSQYKYTYKKIKSPNSSGRDQLIKTSCKINGIANTSENNYVNFDSESLNKTQKGAEYSISNCTGNQGLQISETDANMSESIKTKKNVGNVKRDNKYQKTKNIRSRLDPGVKKGDWSNNILRNTDSPNVKHEYALENATVCILNKKDTENSVLCNSTRNKDKQPKKVSEHVDISEKIKNNKIVNKLLRENESQKVKKLSSRPNPIVKKRGRPRKILENAKENDLGGGYKETHKSDHNNSVHQSPNFKLECALEDKYCPTFKTRGRPRKTQCVTEGRYALNSSNSMKELDLEIDLKMTNKGNLFNKDASTVEEKIRGNKQENSNTICSSTIANALNETDMKINKEKALGRSNLWDMSFDKRRITRSQSCTNLNNISYGRERLGSSQSLSSIAVISQNENKNLAKIPQTNIKIHSSSNHTKPVEQRESFSATNTSGFLKGILKKVTFLENQCNSLNLPEEEKSHNVTNLCENQKKRTLSAETSKTLKKKQSNRAVIHRKFSSNVERKLESFTNSNKNPLKKSRMNSVSIVTKVKSNKIRNFKDKKRNSSNKNSTLAEPEVLKPINNHGDEDAEIVYIHPLFTNSNNNTPTVGIPDKTQVNQVPFPNYIQLPYTLIGNPTNFNNQSNFSNFPEQLLPNNYQLNESSSLGVYVLKNQEHVYQNCQGYPPLVHQTQGQPLIKYNSQPNQTGLVDECVSTSLGPSSNLNRQEINTVQLNSSKKQCSTDPAVTTKDELHFIDLENSTKQTCVGTKTIKRSKEDRALKKFSQLNQACFPDKFDNGICNENLKGQAEILSSHAVPISQDLSTLCESQNVKNLKAPKPSFASVTGSDIIKRQCITGISDSFKSSVSLKKLLKAMNYLKSVQKSTEIIIVKDSKK